The following coding sequences are from one Panicum hallii strain FIL2 chromosome 5, PHallii_v3.1, whole genome shotgun sequence window:
- the LOC112893461 gene encoding Holliday junction resolvase MOC1, chloroplastic-like, whose translation MAAAAAAAGAASAAVAANQDPMNALSAAALRRSAPHWSAAAAAASFFSPPFRPRRCHIRRAPAPAPAAAARTPRSRASAKARAKLLVGAEPRDPWLASLSLLPADDNAGADAAPNGWAIGVDPDTGGAIAVVSPDGSSQVFDNPFVHIVVSEVIRKRLDTKSIIELLRRLDAPPGTTAYIEKSSPFPTDGKLGWWSTGFSYGLWIASLVASGFSVVPVASQTWKAYFGLSRSESPKDDSRQAASILFPDKALSLKLKKHHGRAEALLLAAYGKGLVLPSGKFSKTPT comes from the exons ATggcagctgccgccgccgcggccggagctGCGTCGGCCGCCGTCGCTGCTAACCAAGACCCCATGAACGCGCTCAGCGCAGCCGCCCTCCGTCGCTCCGCGCCGCACTggtccgcggccgccgcggccgcgtccTTCTTCTCCCCGCCCTtccgcccccgccgctgccacattcgccgcgcgcctgctccagctcccGCAGCGGCCGCGCGTACCCCGAGGTCCCGCGCGAGCGCCAAGGCCCGGGCGAAGCTCTTGGTGGGGGCCGAGCCCCGGGACCCCTGGCTCGCCTCCCTCTCGCTGCTCCCGGCCGATGACAACGCCGGTGCGGACGCCGCCCCCAATGGTTGGGCGATTGGGGTGGATCCTGACACCGGCGGTGCCATCGCCGTCGTGTCTCCGGACGGCTCCTCTCAG GTGTTCGACAACCCGTTCGTGCACATTGTGGTGTCAGAGGTCATCCGGAAGCGCCTTGACACCAAGTCCATCATCGAGCTGCTTCGCAGGCTTGATGCACCTCCTG GAACTACGGCATACATTGAGAAGTCTAGTCCATTTCCAACTGATGGAAAGCTG GGATGGTGGAGTACAGGTTTTTCATATGGCTTGTGGATTGCTTCTCTAGTGGCATCTGGGTTTTCAGTTGTTCCGGTTGCATCGCAGACATGGAAAGCTTATTTTGGGCTATCTCGAAGTGAGTCGCCAAAG GATGATAGCAGACAAGCTGCATCCATTTTGTTCCCTGACAAAGCTCTATCCCTGAAGTTGAAAAAACATCATG GGCGAGCAGAGGCTCTTCTGTTAGCAGCCTATGGGAAAGGCCTTGTGCTACCATCAGGGAAGTTCAGCAAAACCCCAACTTGA
- the LOC112893460 gene encoding hydroxymethylglutaryl-CoA lyase, mitochondrial-like: MLAASTRVCSRLASPHASSPAAAAAAAAAAAALASSPVLGSGMSGLERQPAPTVAGFGDTGRSRGADDPPPRSCSSSGESREGYQWNILPYQRQPMPHQRKVTAGLNHHVSGASCSSLYQQSYRYFSSSSDQERIQAGNKLILDLPRCVKIVEVGPRDGLQNEKDTVPTPVKVELIRRLAASGLSVVEATSFVSPKWVPQLADAKDVMEAVRNIEGVRLPVLTPNIKGFEAAIAAGAKEIAVFASASEGFSKSNINCTIKESLARYNDVALAAKEKEIPVRGYVSCVVGCPVDGPVPPSNVAYVAKELYDMGCYEVSLGDTIGVGTPGTVVPMLEAAMSVVPVEKLAVHFHDTYGQSLSNILISLQMGINVVDSSVAGLGGCPYAKGASGNVATEDVVYMLNGLGIRTGVDLGKVMAAGEFICKHLGRQSGSKAATALSKVTAKASKL; the protein is encoded by the exons ATGCTGGCGGCATCCACCAGGGTCTGCTCTAGGCTCGCTTCTCCGCACGCctcctcgcccgccgccgccgctgctgcagcggcggcggcggcggcgctggcgagcTCCCCCGTGCTGGGCTCCGGGATGAGCGGCCTGGAGAGGCAGCCCGCTCCTACGGTTGCCGGGTTCGGCGACACGGGGAGGAGTCGCGGGGCCGATGACCCGCCACCGCGGTCTTGCAGTTCGTCCGGCGAATCGAG GGAAGGATATCAGTGGAATATATTGCCGTACCAAAGGCAGCCGATGCCACATCAGCGCAAAGTGACTGCTGGATTGAACCATCATGTTTCTGGTGCAAGCTGTTCCTCACTGTATCAACAGAGTTACAGATATTTTTCATCCTCTTCTGATCAAGAGAGGATACAGGCTGGGAACAAG CTTATACTTGATCTGCCAAGGTGTGTAAAAATTGTGGAAGTTGGACCACGAGATGGGCTGCAAAATGAAAAGGACACTGTACCAACACCTGTAAAGGTTGAGCTTATACGGAGACTGGCTGCCTCTGGATTATCCGTTGTTGAGGCAACTAGTTTTGTATCTCCAAAATGGGTACCACAG CTAGCTGATGCAAAGGATGTCATGGAAGCAGTTCGAAATATTGAGGGTGTACGTCTTCCTGTATTGACCCCAAACATTAAG GGATTTGAGGCAGCTATTGCAGCAGGGGCAAAGGAAATCGCAGTATTTGCATCAGCTTCTGAAGGATTTTCGAAGTCAAACATAAACTGCACAATCAAAGAGAGCCTTGCCCGCTATAATGATGTTGCTCTTGCTGCCAAAGAGAAAGAAATTCCTGTCCGAGG GTACGTCTCTTGTGTGGTTGGATGCCCAGTAGATGGACCAGTACCACCGTCGAATGTAGCTTATGTAGCCAAAGAGCTTTATGACATGGGCTGCTATGAGGTTTCACTTGGCGATACCATTGGAGTTGGTACCCCAG GCACCGTAGTTCCAATGCTTGAGGCCGCTATGTCCGTTGTTCCTGTGGAGAAGCTTGCTGTCCATTTCCACGACACCTACGGGCAATCTCTCTCAAACATTCTCATCTCTCTCCAG ATGGGCATCAACGTCGTGGACTCCTCCGTCGCTGGCCTCGGCGGCTGCCCGTATGCAAAGGGCGCATCAGGGAATGTCGCGACCGAGGACGTCGTGTACATGCTCAACGGGTTGGGTATCAGGACGGGCGTCGACCTAGGCAAGGTGATGGCCGCCGGCGAGTTCATCTGCAAGCACCTAGGACGCCAGTCTGGTTCCAAGGCCGCGACTGCACTGAGCAAGGTTACTGCAAAAGCCTCGAAACTCTGA